In Epinephelus moara isolate mb chromosome 9, YSFRI_EMoa_1.0, whole genome shotgun sequence, a genomic segment contains:
- the hspa5 gene encoding endoplasmic reticulum chaperone BiP produces MKLLWVVMLVAGTVIADDDDKKESVGTVIGIDLGTTYSCVGVFKNGRVEIIANDQGNRITPSYVAFTSEGERLIGDAAKNQLTSNPENTVFDAKRLIGRTWADSSVQQDIKYLPFKVTEKKSKPHIQVDIGGGQMKTFAPEEISAMVLTKMKETAEAYLGKKVTHAVVTVPAYFNDAQRQATKDAGTIAGLIVMRIINEPTAAAIAYGLDKKDGEKNILVFDLGGGTFDVSLLTIDNGVFEVVATNGDTHLGGEDFDQRVMEHFIKLYKKKTGKDVRKDNRAVQKLRREVEKAKRALSAQHQARIEIESFFEGEDFSETLTRAKFEELNMDLFRSTMKPVQKVLEDSDLKKADIDEIVLVGGSTRIPKIQQLVKEFFNGKEPSRGINPDEAVAYGAAVQAGVLSGEEDTGDVVLLDVCPLTLGIETVGGVMTKLIPRNTVVPTKKSQIFSTASDNQPTVTIKVYEGERPLTKDNHLLGTFDLTGIPPAPRGVPQIEVTFEIDVNGILRVTAEDKGTGNKNKITITNDQNRLTPEDIERMVNDAERFADEDKKLKERIDARNELESYAYSLKNQIGDKEKLGGKLSDEDKEAIEKAVEEKIEWMESHQDADLEDFQAKKKELEEVVQPIISKLYGSAGGPPPEGAEGEQEEKDEL; encoded by the exons ATGAAGCTGTTGTGGGTTGTAATGCTGGTGGCCGGCACTGTGATTGCCGATGACGACGACAAGAAGGAGAGTGTGGGGACTGTGATTGGAATCGACCTGGGGACCACCTACTCATG tGTTGGAGTGTTCAAGAATGGCCGTGTGGAGATCATCGCCAATGACCAGGGTAACCGCATCACCCCATCATACGTTGCCTTCACCAGCGAGGGTGAGCGTCTGATTGGTGATGCTGCGAAGAATCAGCTGACCTCTAACCCTGAGAACACTGTCTTTGATGCCAAGAGATTGATTGGACGCACTTGGGCTGACTCCTCTGTGCAGCAGGACATCAAGTACCTTCCCTTCAAG GTTACTGAGAAGAAGAGCAAGCCTCATATTCAGGTCGACATCGGTGGTGGCCAGATGAAGACATTTGCTCCAGAGGAGATCTCTGCCATGGTGCTGACTAAGATGAAGGAGACCGCTGAGGCTTATCTGGGAAAGAAG GTCACACACGCTGTGGTCACTGTCCccgcctacttcaatgatgccCAGCGTCAAGCCACAAAGGATGCTGGAACCATCGCTGGTCTGATTGTGATGAGAATCATCAATGAGCC TACTGCTGCTGCCATTGCTTATGGTCTGGACAAGAAGGATGGCGAGAAGAACATTCTTGTGTTCGATCTGGGCGGTGGAACCTTTGATGTCTCTCTTCTGACCATCGACAATGGCGTGTTTGAAGTGGTGGCTACAAACGGTGACACTCATCTGGGAGGTGAAGACTTCGACCAGCGTGTCATGGAGCACTTCATCAAGCTGTACAAGAAGAAGACTGGCAAAGATGTGCGCAAAGACAACCGTGCTGTGCAGAAGCTGCGTCGGGAGGTTGAGAAGGCAAAGAGGGCACTGTCTGCTCAGCACCAGGCCCGCATTGAGATCGAGTCCTTCTTTGAGGGAGAAGACTTCTCTGAGACCCTGACCCGTGCCAAGTTTGAAGAGCTCAACATG GACCTGTTCCGTTCCACCATGAAGCCTGTACAGAAGGTGCTGGAAGACTCTGACCTGAAGAAGGCTGACATCGATGAGATTGTCCTGGTCGGAGGCTCAACCCGTATccccaaaatccagcagctggTGAAGGAGTTCTTCAATGGCAAAGAGCCCTCTAGGGGCATCAACCCAGATGAGGCTGTGGCATACGGAGCTGCTGTGCAGGCTGGAGTGCTTTCTGGAGAGGAGGACACTG GTGATGTGGTTCTTCTGGATGTGTGCCCCCTGACTCTTGGTATTGAGACCGTTGGAGGAGTAATGACCAAGCTGATCCCCAGGAACACTGTGGTGCCCACAAAGAAGTCCCAGATCTTCTCTACAGCTTCTGATAACCAGCCTACTGTCACCATTAAGGTTTATGAAG GTGAGCGTCCTCTGACTAAAGACAACCATCTGCTGGGCACATTCGACCTGACTGGCATTCCCCCTGCCCCCCGTGGCGTACCACAGATTGAGGTCACCTTCGAGATCGATGTCAACGGTATTCTGCGCGTCACTGCTGAGGACAAAGGCACAGGCAACAAGAACAAGATCACAATCACAAATGACCAGAACCGCCTGACTCCTGAGGACATCGAGCGCATGGTAAACGACGCCGAGCGCTTTGCCGACGAGGACAAGAAGCTGAAGGAGAGGATTGACGCCCGCAACGAGCTGGAGAGCTACGCCTACTCTCTGAAGAACCAGATCGGCGACAAGGAGAAGCTTGGCGGCAAGCTGTCGGATGAGGACAAGGAAGCCATTGAGAAGGCAGTAGAGGAGAAGATTGAGTGGATGGAGTCACACCAGGATGCTGATCTGGAAGATTTCCAGGCAAAGAagaaggagctggaggaggtggtTCAGCCCATCATCAGCAAGCTTTATGGTAGCGCGGGCGGACCCCCACCCGAGGGAGCGGAAGGCGAGCAAGAGGAGAAGGATGAATTGTAG
- the rabepk gene encoding rab9 effector protein with kelch motifs, with protein sequence MEFLPVLDPLDKPKEGLWYSLIPRGDAPGVSVGHTCTFIPSADGGKGRVCIVGGANPSGTLSDSHIIDLDNHEWDIPEWRGFKSRYEHCSFVPESCPQSLWVFGGAQQTGNHNSIQNMQLQDSGSQWKNVSVNGSPPSPRTYHGNSACIEDKLYVFSGGEAGAAPVSDPKLHVFDTVSSTWSQPETQGRNPPGRHGHVVVAVGSKIYIHGGMAGEKFYKDMFSLDTSSMKWEKVQVKGDIPPGVAAHSAVVLGKSIYIFGGMTADGAGNSMYRFNTDKSRWVLMKFEGDMPPNRLDHSMCLLPWKVRGEGNGEEEQANSPAASETTNLAFVFGGMDTQGVIHNDCIVTVVS encoded by the exons ATGGAGTTTCTCCCAGTACTTGACCCTCTAGATAAGCCCAAAGAGGGATTGTG GTATTCTTTGATACCCAGGGGAGATGCTCCAGGTGTTAGTGTGGGTCACACCTGCACATTTATCCCATCTGCAGATGGAGGAAAAGGAAGAGTCTGTATTGTTGGTGGAGCCAACCCCAGCGGCACCTTGTCAGATTCCCATATCATAGATCTAG ACAATCATGAATGGGACATCCCAGAGTGGAGAGGTTTCAAGTCACGGTATGAACACTGCAGCTTTGTGCCAGAGAGCTGCCCTCAGAGCCTGTGGGTGTTTGGAGGGGCACAGCAGACTGGCAATCACAATAGTATCCAGAATATGCAGCTACAAG ACAGTGGGTCTCAGTGGAAGAATGTATCGGTGAATGGCAGCCCCCCCAGTCCCAGGACATACCATGGCAACTCAGCCTGCATAGAGGACAAACTGTATGTCTTTTCTGGTGGGGAAGCAGGAGCTGCACCTGTCTCAGACCCCAAACTTCATGTCTTTGACACAG TGTCCTCCACCTGGTCCCAGCCAGAAACACAAGGCAGAAACCCACCGGGCAGACACGGCCACGTTGTCGTAGCAGTGGGTTCAAAGATCTACATTCATGGAGGAATGGCTGGAGAAAAATTCTACAAGGATATGTTCTCTCTTGACACAA GCAGCATGAAGTGGGAGAAGGTGCAGGTTAAAGGAGACATTCCACCAGGAGTAGCAGCCCACTCAGCCGTGGTGCTGGGTAAGAGCATCTACATTTTTGGGGGGATGACTGCAGATGGAGCCGGCAACTCCATGTACAGATTCAACACAG ATAAAAGTAGGTGGGTCCTCATGAAGTTTGAAGGGGATATGCCACCCAACCGCCTGGACCATTCTATGTGTTTATTGCCATGGAAGGTGCGTGGTGAGGGGAATGGAGAAGAGGAACAAGCCAACAGCCCAGCAGCCTCAGAGACAACAAATCTGGCCTTTGTATTTGGAGGAATGGACACTCAGGGTGTCATTCATAATGACTGTATTGTGACTGTGGTGTCTTGA